The sequence AAGCGCCAGCGCCGCCAGGGGCTCAGCTGCATCAGGCAGCACGAGCCCCGCGTTGTGTAACAACTCGACAAGAGTTTCTCCAAAAAAAATGGCAACAGCGACAATGGCTGCCGTTTCGGAGACAAAAAACATGGCCCAGCCGCGCAGGAACGTCCAGAATTCGGGATAAGCTGCCCGCAAGTAGGCGTAGGGCCCGCCGGATCGCGGCAGAAGCGCTACCAGCTCGGCGTAGCAAAGTGCGCCAAGAATTGTGGCAGCGCCGCCGAGCGCCCAGGCGAGCAGGAAGAAACCAACGCTCAGCCTCTGGCCATCGATTTGAATGCCGCCCTGAGTAACCGCTGCGAGACTCACTGCGGCCATCATCACGCCGGGCGTGCGAAAAATGCCGGACCCGATAATACGTCCGACGACGATGGAAAGCGTTTCAGCCAGGCCCAGATCGCGGCGAAGCTGCCGGTCTGCTCCAGATTGATCGCCAACCATATTCGCTCAATACACTGGCGTCAGCCAGCGGCTATATCGTTCTTCTTCGCCGAGCACAGCGGCCTGAAAAAGGTCGCGGATTTGCCGGGAGATCGGCCCGATCGCGCCATCGCCAATCGGGCGACGGTCGATTTCGCTGATCCAGGCGACCTGTGCGCCGGTGCCACAGAAGAAGGCCTCATCTGCAATGTACAACTCGGAGCGAGCGATGTCGCGCTCCATGGTTGCGATGCCCAGATCGCTGGCCATTTCCAGAATGCTGCGCCGGGTGATACCCTCGAGAATCGCTGCACTGAGCGGAGGCGTAATCAAGACGTTGTCGCGGACAACAAAAATGTTTTCGGCGCTGCCCTCGCTGACAAAGCCGCGCGAATCAAGAAATATCGCCTCATCAAAGCCATTCTGGATTGCTTCCGATTTTGCCAGCGCAGAGTTGATATAGCCGCCGCCGGACTTGGAGCGAGTCGGAATGATATTGTCGTCGATCCGACGCCAGCTGGAAACTGCGGCGCGCAGGCCGCCCGTCGTGTCGAGATAGTCATCCAGCGGGATGGTGTAGATGCAAAATTCGTCGCTGACATCGTGCAGACGAGGCGAGAGCTGCAGCGCATTCTTATAGAGAAAGGGTCGAAAGTAGGTGTTGGAACGGAAGTTATTCTGTCTGCTGAGTTCCAGGGTGGCGTCAACCATTTGTTGTTGGTCAAGCGGAGGGCGCATTTGCATAATGCGCGCACTGCGAGTCAAGCGACGGTAGTGATCGGAAAGTCGAAACAGATAGAGTTGCTGTTGTCGTCCGTTGTAATATCCGCGAATACCGCCGAAAACCATCGTGCCATATTGAAGCGCATGGGTTGCCACATTGATATTGCACTCCGACAGCCGGCGAAACTCGCCGCGGAAGTAGGCGATGCTATCAAGCTGTATGGCCATGTCGATCATGGCCGGACCTCAGCCCTCTGGCGTCAACTCTGTCCAGGCGGCAGGATTGCTTCAAACGTCCAGCTGGGCGTCGTCGGCGCGCTCCAGATCAAAAAAGACGCTGTAGCCGGGACCTTTGCCTCGCGACAGCGTCGAGTCCAGCTGGGACAGTTGACGCGATGCCTCCGCCGAAATTTGCAGCTCTTCGCTTTCGTCTGAGCTCAATCGGCTGCGCAACAGGAAGCGAGCAATCTCTCTGCTTCCCTGATTGGCCGGCGTCACCAGCAGTTCCAGAGGAGAAGGCGCCAGGGCAAAGGGAGGACCTTGCAGCAGGGCGTGTAATAATCCAAGTACGCTGGAGGCCGCAAAGGGAAGCTGAATGGGAAGACCTGGGGCGATGGCAATCAACACCCGACGGACGCCATTTGCAGCAAAGGGTCGATTCAATTCTTCATGCAAGGACCAGAGACGAAGCGGCTGCTCCTTTGATAAGGAGTGGCTGCCCGCGCCTCCGCCTTCGCTTCGACCCGGCAGTCGCCATTGGTACGGTCCGTGGGAGTGGTCCATCGCTGGCAGTCCTTGCCATATTCGACGCCGCGGCAAGAATCGGCAGCATACTTTCCACTAGCTTTGACCGAAGCCTTACGAAGAACTCACGATCTCGCCAAAAACTAACGAAGCCTTCGGAAGGCGATCATGGCAACGTCATCGTTCAGGCCGGAAGGTCCCTTTCCACTGAGACTCTTGCCGCTGAAGGCTTCGATATCCTCCGCGATCAACTGCACCAGAACGGCCGGCTTTTTCCGGGAGGAGGCGCCCAGGACGGTGAGCAAACGAGGCTCGCCATAGAGTTCGTCATTCGCGTTCATCGCCTCGGTTAAGCCGTCGGTGTAGAGAAAGAACAAATCGCCAGGTGAAAGCCGGGTCGCGCTCAGCTGGACCATGTCCGCAAAGAGCTCATTGTCCAGCGCCCCAACCGGGATTCCGCCAGCCTTCAGTCTTTCGACCGACCCATCCTTGTAATGCAAGAGCAGCGGCGGCAGATGGCCGCAGGAGACATACTCAATGTCGCCGGAGTCCGCCCGGTAGCGACCCAGGCACATCGTAATGAAAATGTTCTCAGGCGTATCGGCGTAGGCGCGACGGTTGAGTTCCTGGAGAATCTGCAGGAGGTCGCGCTCCCCGCGGCGCACGATGGAATGGAGCTGCGCGCGCAGCATGGTCATCACAATGGCGGGGCCCACGCCGTGACTGGATACGTCGGCCACGCAAAAAACGAATTCACGCTTTCCGGCGACGATGAAGTCGAAGTAGTCTCCGCCAACGCCGATCATCGATTTATAGTAGGAACCAAAGGAAAGATCGCTTTCAAAACCCTGGGGAGGCGACTCCGGAATCAGGCGCTTCTGGATCTCCTCGGCGGCGGAAAGCTCGCCGCGCAGCTCCTCGCGTTCTTTCAATCCCTGAACCATCGAGTTCAGCGAATCTGCCAGTTGACCGAGCTCGTCTGCGCTGCGGTATTGAAAGCGAACGCTGAGGTCGCCGCGGCCAACACGCGCAGCGCCGCGAATGATCCCACGGACCGCGCCGACAAAGAAATGGGAGAGCAGAAAGGTCAGGAAGAGAAACCGTAGCGCAATAGAAAGCGCCGTATCAACGAAACGCGAACGCTCTCGTCCCAGTTCTTGTTGGTAGGCGCGGCGGTCGGCCAGGATTCGGGTGAATCCGGCAGTCTCCTGGTACAGCGAGTCCAACGCAAGATCATCCAGCGCCTGAGTGTCAATTGCAATGAGCCGCGCCTCCGCTTGTTGGCGCGTAAGCGTTTGCAGGCCGGAGTATCCCGGAGCGTTAAGAGGGGAGCGCCCGGCCAGCACCCAGTCCAGAACCAGTTGCAGTCGTCTGGCGCCGATGCTGCGCGCCCGCGAACCGCGCAGGTAATCATCGTAGGTCTCGATATCGGCGTTCCAGTGAAATCCTATATCGCGCTCCAATCTTGCGGCGCGCAAATAGCGAAGCGCATCCACAATAGTTGCCGCCGCTGGAAGTTCTTCCGGCTGTTCATCCGGCGCCGCGCTTGCAAAGTTGGCATCCTCTCGTTGCAAGTAGCTTTTTGCGGCGGCATTGAACTGCTCGTCGCGTTGCGTTCGTAGCTGCTGGTAGGCGTCGCGCAGCGATCGCCATTCGCTGTCCATAGCCGGCGGTCGATCGCTATTTTCCGATAGCAACGTTGCAGTGCGCGCCTGCCATTGGAGTCCGGCCAGCTTCAGCTGCGCATTAATGGTCTTCTCACGTTCGACATACCGTCGCCAGATGGCGCTGTGCGGGAGATTCCGCAAGCAGAGCTCTGCACGACGTGAGAGTTCTGGATGCCGAAAGAAGGTGCGCGAAACAAGCAAATAGCTGCCGCCGTCAATGGTTAGATCGGCAGGCGCCGCTTGCAGTTGCGGCCGACGCGATTGAATATAGGGGCGATAGAGAGCGTCCAGCGAGACCCGCAATTCATCACTGCGCCCCCAGAGAAAGTTGTCGATTGGCGCACTGCGTCGCTGTCGCTCGCTCAGCAACTGCGCAGTATCGAAAC is a genomic window of Leptospirales bacterium containing:
- a CDS encoding SpoIIE family protein phosphatase; amino-acid sequence: MNGAWKQRLRPGIRGKLSLFIALMLGGLIAAFLAAAVRQQNDALAAKAQQEVARYLTPVELLTLEVDHVAAMMTALERLRRSAEQAKTRGTESAFFSAAAVKEAEERIRDLIRPSPSSDPVDERRFSYLQGLARRVMDASPEKTGYALPRKLFEEELRASFEYNSRIAVAFRGLDLRRYRAESIDLYRWPRFDTAQLLSERQRRSAPIDNFLWGRSDELRVSLDALYRPYIQSRRPQLQAAPADLTIDGGSYLLVSRTFFRHPELSRRAELCLRNLPHSAIWRRYVEREKTINAQLKLAGLQWQARTATLLSENSDRPPAMDSEWRSLRDAYQQLRTQRDEQFNAAAKSYLQREDANFASAAPDEQPEELPAAATIVDALRYLRAARLERDIGFHWNADIETYDDYLRGSRARSIGARRLQLVLDWVLAGRSPLNAPGYSGLQTLTRQQAEARLIAIDTQALDDLALDSLYQETAGFTRILADRRAYQQELGRERSRFVDTALSIALRFLFLTFLLSHFFVGAVRGIIRGAARVGRGDLSVRFQYRSADELGQLADSLNSMVQGLKEREELRGELSAAEEIQKRLIPESPPQGFESDLSFGSYYKSMIGVGGDYFDFIVAGKREFVFCVADVSSHGVGPAIVMTMLRAQLHSIVRRGERDLLQILQELNRRAYADTPENIFITMCLGRYRADSGDIEYVSCGHLPPLLLHYKDGSVERLKAGGIPVGALDNELFADMVQLSATRLSPGDLFFLYTDGLTEAMNANDELYGEPRLLTVLGASSRKKPAVLVQLIAEDIEAFSGKSLSGKGPSGLNDDVAMIAFRRLR
- a CDS encoding branched-chain amino acid transaminase, whose protein sequence is MAIQLDSIAYFRGEFRRLSECNINVATHALQYGTMVFGGIRGYYNGRQQQLYLFRLSDHYRRLTRSARIMQMRPPLDQQQMVDATLELSRQNNFRSNTYFRPFLYKNALQLSPRLHDVSDEFCIYTIPLDDYLDTTGGLRAAVSSWRRIDDNIIPTRSKSGGGYINSALAKSEAIQNGFDEAIFLDSRGFVSEGSAENIFVVRDNVLITPPLSAAILEGITRRSILEMASDLGIATMERDIARSELYIADEAFFCGTGAQVAWISEIDRRPIGDGAIGPISRQIRDLFQAAVLGEEERYSRWLTPVY